DNA sequence from the Bdellovibrionota bacterium genome:
GGGTGGGAATCGTGCCGTAGTTATATTGGATGATTTGGGCGGAGGCAGAAGTAGAGAACAGGATAACCGCGACGATCCATCCAATGCTCTGTCTATTTTCTCGATCCTCCTTCATGTCCCTCTTCTCGTTTCTCGTACTGCGCCATAGCCTGTCCACCGATGCTCGAAAGATTGAAGAGCGCTGCCGGTGTCGATTCATCGTGAGCATTCTTTGCATGTCAGCGCATACGCTCCACGTTCGAAAAACAGATCGTACCGTTTCTTATCGTCGTCCCATACTTTTCCGCTGACACCGCCATACAGACCCCAAAACAATTTTCCAGGGTCGAGGCCAACCGAGACGTGTGTGGATCTTCCAAAAATGATCGGGCGCTCGGAGGCAAAAATTCCGCCCGTTACATATTGCTGACTGTGGACATACTCGTGGTTGAGGGCACTTGTCCGGCGATCACCATCGAGGTCGGAATCCATGGCGATCACCTGTCCTTTAAAGGTCCCAAGAGCTCCTTGATTTTCCCGGAGACCTCCGACGTTCAAAACCAACCGATTCTTGGATAAACTCTCTTCCCAATCTACGCGACCTCCACCCGCTCGTGCCACCGCGCCTGCAGCGTTGGCAAGCTGGAAAAGGTCAAAGTTGAGACTTATGTTCCCTTTTTCAACCGAATCGCTCCGAACAATATTCAAGTCTGCAAGGCCGAAGCCTATGGGAAGTGAGATCCTTTTTGTAAGGTACTTTTCTTCGCCCCTACGGATATTTTGAGTGACGGAAACTCCGTAACTTGTGATCAAATCGGGGAGAAGCGGCACCCCCTCGCTGGCAAGTTTGTGCCCGACGATTTGGGGAACGCCGCCGAAAAGCATCGCCCGACCCATATCCCGCCATACGGGGCGCCCTTCGCGATGAGCATCAATGCCCGCGGCAAGAGCGTTGAAAAAAAGAATCGTTCCGTAGTACCGCTCTTCCTCGGGACTATGTCCAGATGGATCTGTGTATTTCAGCGGATTGTTCTGGACATATGCGTACCGATTCAAGCTTTGCGGATTTTTTGGAGCAGGGATGAGTGAATCGGGCGTTGTGAATTTAAACATCTTCGCGTTGTACGGCCTCGCGCCATAATCGTAGAAGTTCGTCTC
Encoded proteins:
- a CDS encoding RHS repeat-associated core domain-containing protein: NRVEKIGPAGAEKYYGLIEAKGSTKTYYYFLGGRRVAQRTIGGNVYFHQQDHLGSASVLSDPSGAVQSRTSYHEFGSIKWQEGQGGLSDYTYNDKRWDKETNFYDYGARPYNAKMFKFTTPDSLIPAPKNPQSLNRYAYVQNNPLKYTDPSGHSPEEERYYGTILFFNALAAGIDAHREGRPVWRDMGRAMLFGGVPQIVGHKLASEGVPLLPDLITSYGVSVTQNIRRGEEKYLTKRISLPIGFGLADLNIVRSDSVEKGNISLNFDLFQLANAAGAVARAGGGRVDWEESLSKNRLVLNVGGLRENQGALGTFKGQVIAMDSDLDGDRRTSALNHEYVHSQQYVTGGIFASERPIIFGRSTHVSVGLDPGKLFWGLYGGVSGKVWDDDKKRYDLFFERGAYALTCKECSR